Proteins encoded in a region of the Drosophila sechellia strain sech25 chromosome 2L, ASM438219v1, whole genome shotgun sequence genome:
- the LOC6611503 gene encoding zinc finger protein 594 isoform X5 gives MTYVCEYVHKSDAIIYRDLMELALNKPSSCVDCCKDCTLLPCCSASACCDAACGLIPPDPVRYEYQEPEENFISIEDAKIKSFLWQIGQQQREKELEIKRMKELERREKREKERQEAEKRRDQVVIELDEEEAQSPRGLIISAARSLAHWNSSIRRVTPDIELIPRQMHRVVAEIELSDSDHDEDSEVEEDVSLPSNAVTCVLNEQRHEEAQNQIPQELVIIVPSDQEEEQKTSNVIKRKSSGSRRLVKRRPGANRRGRHMYECPDCGKKVQSNYNLRRHMMIHTGERPFPCDLCERRFRLYKVCGL, from the exons ATGACATATGTATGTGAATATGTACATAAGTCGGATGCGATAATATATAGAG ATTTGATGGAGCTAGCTCTGAATAAACCATCGTCCTGCGTGGACTGCTGCAAGGACTGCACTCTGCTGCCCTGCTGTTCTGCCTCCGCCTGCTGCGACGCCGCCTGCGGGTTAATACCGCCCGATCCAGTCAGATATGAGTACCAGGAGCCCGAGGAGAACTTCATATCCATAGAGGATGCGAAAATCAAGAGTTTCCTTTGGCAAATAGGTCAGCAGCAGAGGGAAAAAGAGTTGGAAATCAAAAGGATGAAGGAACTGGAGAGAAGGGAGAAAAGAGAAAAGGAAAGACAGGAGGCCGAAAAGCGAAGAGACCAAGTGGTAATCGAATTGGATGAGGAGGAGGCTCAATCTCCTCGTGGTCTGATAATCAGCGCAGCCAGGAGTCTAGCCCATTGGAATTCATCCATTAGAAGGGTAACTCCAGATATCGAACTGATTCCCAGACAGATGCACAGGGTTGTCGCAGAAATCGAACTGAGTGATAGTGATCACGATGAAGATAGTGAAGTAGAGGAGGATGTAAGTCTTCCATCAAACGCTGTAACCTGCGTCCTGAATGAGCAGAGACATGAGGAAGCCCAGAACCAGATACCACAGGAACTGGTGATCATCGTGCCCTCCGACCAGGAGGAGGAACAGAAGACAAGCAATGTCATCAAAAGGAAATCTTCCGGATCGAGGAGATTAGTGAAGAGGCGTCCAGGTGCCAACAGAAGGGGAAGGCATATGTACGAGTGCCCTGACTGCGGGAAGAAAGTGCAATCTAATTACAATCTAAGACGTCATATGATGATCCACACAG GTGAAAGACCATTCCCATGTGATCTGTGTGAGCGACGTTTTC GACTCTACAAGGTGTGCGGATTGTGA
- the LOC6611503 gene encoding zinc finger protein 853 isoform X4: MTYVCEYVHKSDAIIYRDLMELALNKPSSCVDCCKDCTLLPCCSASACCDAACGLIPPDPVRYEYQEPEENFISIEDAKIKSFLWQIGQQQREKELEIKRMKELERREKREKERQEAEKRRDQVVIELDEEEAQSPRGLIISAARSLAHWNSSIRRVTPDIELIPRQMHRVVAEIELSDSDHDEDSEVEEDVSLPSNAVTCVLNEQRHEEAQNQIPQELVIIVPSDQEEEQKTSNVIKRKSSGSRRLVKRRPGANRRGRHMYECPDCGKKVQSNYNLRRHMMIHTGERPFPCDLCERRFREFSDLKKHRRRHSHDPQFICMICHLGAPLEQDSTRCADCESKNLMVKPQPEELGDKTAEEHSDEMEEEDDEIEEAALEAEKPQKRFLHTRSQVAHHFLAAAAVPTPHLP, translated from the exons ATGACATATGTATGTGAATATGTACATAAGTCGGATGCGATAATATATAGAG ATTTGATGGAGCTAGCTCTGAATAAACCATCGTCCTGCGTGGACTGCTGCAAGGACTGCACTCTGCTGCCCTGCTGTTCTGCCTCCGCCTGCTGCGACGCCGCCTGCGGGTTAATACCGCCCGATCCAGTCAGATATGAGTACCAGGAGCCCGAGGAGAACTTCATATCCATAGAGGATGCGAAAATCAAGAGTTTCCTTTGGCAAATAGGTCAGCAGCAGAGGGAAAAAGAGTTGGAAATCAAAAGGATGAAGGAACTGGAGAGAAGGGAGAAAAGAGAAAAGGAAAGACAGGAGGCCGAAAAGCGAAGAGACCAAGTGGTAATCGAATTGGATGAGGAGGAGGCTCAATCTCCTCGTGGTCTGATAATCAGCGCAGCCAGGAGTCTAGCCCATTGGAATTCATCCATTAGAAGGGTAACTCCAGATATCGAACTGATTCCCAGACAGATGCACAGGGTTGTCGCAGAAATCGAACTGAGTGATAGTGATCACGATGAAGATAGTGAAGTAGAGGAGGATGTAAGTCTTCCATCAAACGCTGTAACCTGCGTCCTGAATGAGCAGAGACATGAGGAAGCCCAGAACCAGATACCACAGGAACTGGTGATCATCGTGCCCTCCGACCAGGAGGAGGAACAGAAGACAAGCAATGTCATCAAAAGGAAATCTTCCGGATCGAGGAGATTAGTGAAGAGGCGTCCAGGTGCCAACAGAAGGGGAAGGCATATGTACGAGTGCCCTGACTGCGGGAAGAAAGTGCAATCTAATTACAATCTAAGACGTCATATGATGATCCACACAG GTGAAAGACCATTCCCATGTGATCTGTGTGAGCGACGTTTTCGTGAGTTCAGCGACCTTAAAAAGCATCGACGAAGGCACTCACACgatccacaatttatttgcatGATCTGTCACTTGGGTGCACCTTTGGAGCAGGACTCTACAAGGTGTGCGGATTGTGAAAGCAAGAATCTTATGGTAAAACCTCAACCGGAGGAACTGGGCGATAAAACAGCGGAGGAACATTCGGATGAGATGGAAGAGGAGGATGACGAAATAGAGGAAGCGGCACTAGAAGCAGAGAAGCCACAA AAAAGGTTCCTTCACACACGCAGCCAAGTCGCCCACCACTTCCTCGCAGCTGCAGCAGTGCCAACTCCTCATCTTCCTTGA
- the LOC6611503 gene encoding zinc finger protein 37 isoform X1 — protein sequence MTYVCEYVHKSDAIIYRDLMELALNKPSSCVDCCKDCTLLPCCSASACCDAACGLIPPDPVRYEYQEPEENFISIEDAKIKSFLWQIGQQQREKELEIKRMKELERREKREKERQEAEKRRDQVVIELDEEEAQSPRGLIISAARSLAHWNSSIRRVTPDIELIPRQMHRVVAEIELSDSDHDEDSEVEEDVSLPSNAVTCVLNEQRHEEAQNQIPQELVIIVPSDQEEEQKTSNVIKRKSSGSRRLVKRRPGANRRGRHMYECPDCGKKVQSNYNLRRHMMIHTGERPFPCDLCERRFREFSDLKKHRRRHSHDPQFICMICHLGAPLEQDSTRCADCESKNLMVKPQPEELGDKTAEEHSDEMEEEDDEIEEAALEAEKPQVATQPSLMVTLIPPIQSPPEKVPSHTQPSRPPLPRSCSSANSSSSLSNDGNLAGKSMNRTRRSYPCPLCHRPFGTRHNLKRHYMIHTGEKPFSCSKCRKPFRECSTLKKHMVTHVRDRWYKCLRCPSKFRDYLEYSDHKNNHQDQLSSRKSSIYESDDDGDSSVEDCLECCECQQRFTELDAYTAHLKKHDLELYGMSIDDVVDEEQDDVDVA from the exons ATGACATATGTATGTGAATATGTACATAAGTCGGATGCGATAATATATAGAG ATTTGATGGAGCTAGCTCTGAATAAACCATCGTCCTGCGTGGACTGCTGCAAGGACTGCACTCTGCTGCCCTGCTGTTCTGCCTCCGCCTGCTGCGACGCCGCCTGCGGGTTAATACCGCCCGATCCAGTCAGATATGAGTACCAGGAGCCCGAGGAGAACTTCATATCCATAGAGGATGCGAAAATCAAGAGTTTCCTTTGGCAAATAGGTCAGCAGCAGAGGGAAAAAGAGTTGGAAATCAAAAGGATGAAGGAACTGGAGAGAAGGGAGAAAAGAGAAAAGGAAAGACAGGAGGCCGAAAAGCGAAGAGACCAAGTGGTAATCGAATTGGATGAGGAGGAGGCTCAATCTCCTCGTGGTCTGATAATCAGCGCAGCCAGGAGTCTAGCCCATTGGAATTCATCCATTAGAAGGGTAACTCCAGATATCGAACTGATTCCCAGACAGATGCACAGGGTTGTCGCAGAAATCGAACTGAGTGATAGTGATCACGATGAAGATAGTGAAGTAGAGGAGGATGTAAGTCTTCCATCAAACGCTGTAACCTGCGTCCTGAATGAGCAGAGACATGAGGAAGCCCAGAACCAGATACCACAGGAACTGGTGATCATCGTGCCCTCCGACCAGGAGGAGGAACAGAAGACAAGCAATGTCATCAAAAGGAAATCTTCCGGATCGAGGAGATTAGTGAAGAGGCGTCCAGGTGCCAACAGAAGGGGAAGGCATATGTACGAGTGCCCTGACTGCGGGAAGAAAGTGCAATCTAATTACAATCTAAGACGTCATATGATGATCCACACAG GTGAAAGACCATTCCCATGTGATCTGTGTGAGCGACGTTTTCGTGAGTTCAGCGACCTTAAAAAGCATCGACGAAGGCACTCACACgatccacaatttatttgcatGATCTGTCACTTGGGTGCACCTTTGGAGCAGGACTCTACAAGGTGTGCGGATTGTGAAAGCAAGAATCTTATGGTAAAACCTCAACCGGAGGAACTGGGCGATAAAACAGCGGAGGAACATTCGGATGAGATGGAAGAGGAGGATGACGAAATAGAGGAAGCGGCACTAGAAGCAGAGAAGCCACAAGTAGCAACACAGCCCAGTTTAATGGTTACTTTAATACCACCTATTCAATCTCCGCCAGAAAAGGTTCCTTCACACACGCAGCCAAGTCGCCCACCACTTCCTCGCAGCTGCAGCAGTGCCAACTCCTCATCTTCCTTGAGCAACGATGGAAATTTAGCTGGAAAGTCCATGAATCGCACTCGCAGATCTTATCCATGTCCTTTGTGTCATCGTCCTTTCGGAACTCGTCATAATCTTAAACGCCACTATATGATCCATACTGGCGAGAAGCCGTTTAGCTGCTCAAAATGCAGGAAACCCTTCAGGGAGTGCTCCACGCTCAAGAAACACATGGTCACCCATGTCAGGGATCGCTGGTACAAGTGCCTGAGGTGTCCCTCCAAGTTCAGGGACTATCTGGAGTACTCGGATCACAAGAACAATCATCAGGATCAGCTCAGTAGCCGCAAATCGTCCATTTACGAGAGCGACGATGATGGCGACAGTTCTGTGGAAGATTGCCTAGAATGTTGCGAGTGCCAGCAACGATTCACCGAGTTGGATGCTTATACGGCCCATCTTAAAAAGCACGACTTGGAGTTGTACGGAATGAGCATTGATGATGTGGTGGACGAGGAGCAGGATGACGTAGATGTGGCATAG
- the LOC6611503 gene encoding zinc finger and SCAN domain-containing protein 30 isoform X3: MTYVCEYVHKSDAIIYRDLMELALNKPSSCVDCCKDCTLLPCCSASACCDAACGLIPPDPVRYEYQEPEENFISIEDAKIKSFLWQIGQQQREKELEIKRMKELERREKREKERQEAEKRRDQVVIELDEEEAQSPRGLIISAARSLAHWNSSIRRVTPDIELIPRQMHRVVAEIELSDSDHDEDSEVEEDVSLPSNAVTCVLNEQRHEEAQNQIPQELVIIVPSDQEEEQKTSNVIKRKSSGSRRLVKRRPGANRRGRHMYECPDCGKKVQSNYNLRRHMMIHTGERPFPCDLCERRFREFSDLKKHRRRHSHDPQFICMICHLGAPLEQDSTRCADCESKNLMVKPQPEELGDKTAEEHSDEMEEEDDEIEEAALEAEKPQVPSHTQPSRPPLPRSCSSANSSSSLSNDGNLAGKSMNRTRRSYPCPLCHRPFGTRHNLKRHYMIHTGEKPFSCSKCRKPFRECSTLKKHMVTHVRDRWYKCLRCPSKFRDYLEYSDHKNNHQDQLSSRKSSIYESDDDGDSSVEDCLECCECQQRFTELDAYTAHLKKHDLELYGMSIDDVVDEEQDDVDVA, translated from the exons ATGACATATGTATGTGAATATGTACATAAGTCGGATGCGATAATATATAGAG ATTTGATGGAGCTAGCTCTGAATAAACCATCGTCCTGCGTGGACTGCTGCAAGGACTGCACTCTGCTGCCCTGCTGTTCTGCCTCCGCCTGCTGCGACGCCGCCTGCGGGTTAATACCGCCCGATCCAGTCAGATATGAGTACCAGGAGCCCGAGGAGAACTTCATATCCATAGAGGATGCGAAAATCAAGAGTTTCCTTTGGCAAATAGGTCAGCAGCAGAGGGAAAAAGAGTTGGAAATCAAAAGGATGAAGGAACTGGAGAGAAGGGAGAAAAGAGAAAAGGAAAGACAGGAGGCCGAAAAGCGAAGAGACCAAGTGGTAATCGAATTGGATGAGGAGGAGGCTCAATCTCCTCGTGGTCTGATAATCAGCGCAGCCAGGAGTCTAGCCCATTGGAATTCATCCATTAGAAGGGTAACTCCAGATATCGAACTGATTCCCAGACAGATGCACAGGGTTGTCGCAGAAATCGAACTGAGTGATAGTGATCACGATGAAGATAGTGAAGTAGAGGAGGATGTAAGTCTTCCATCAAACGCTGTAACCTGCGTCCTGAATGAGCAGAGACATGAGGAAGCCCAGAACCAGATACCACAGGAACTGGTGATCATCGTGCCCTCCGACCAGGAGGAGGAACAGAAGACAAGCAATGTCATCAAAAGGAAATCTTCCGGATCGAGGAGATTAGTGAAGAGGCGTCCAGGTGCCAACAGAAGGGGAAGGCATATGTACGAGTGCCCTGACTGCGGGAAGAAAGTGCAATCTAATTACAATCTAAGACGTCATATGATGATCCACACAG GTGAAAGACCATTCCCATGTGATCTGTGTGAGCGACGTTTTCGTGAGTTCAGCGACCTTAAAAAGCATCGACGAAGGCACTCACACgatccacaatttatttgcatGATCTGTCACTTGGGTGCACCTTTGGAGCAGGACTCTACAAGGTGTGCGGATTGTGAAAGCAAGAATCTTATGGTAAAACCTCAACCGGAGGAACTGGGCGATAAAACAGCGGAGGAACATTCGGATGAGATGGAAGAGGAGGATGACGAAATAGAGGAAGCGGCACTAGAAGCAGAGAAGCCACAA GTTCCTTCACACACGCAGCCAAGTCGCCCACCACTTCCTCGCAGCTGCAGCAGTGCCAACTCCTCATCTTCCTTGAGCAACGATGGAAATTTAGCTGGAAAGTCCATGAATCGCACTCGCAGATCTTATCCATGTCCTTTGTGTCATCGTCCTTTCGGAACTCGTCATAATCTTAAACGCCACTATATGATCCATACTGGCGAGAAGCCGTTTAGCTGCTCAAAATGCAGGAAACCCTTCAGGGAGTGCTCCACGCTCAAGAAACACATGGTCACCCATGTCAGGGATCGCTGGTACAAGTGCCTGAGGTGTCCCTCCAAGTTCAGGGACTATCTGGAGTACTCGGATCACAAGAACAATCATCAGGATCAGCTCAGTAGCCGCAAATCGTCCATTTACGAGAGCGACGATGATGGCGACAGTTCTGTGGAAGATTGCCTAGAATGTTGCGAGTGCCAGCAACGATTCACCGAGTTGGATGCTTATACGGCCCATCTTAAAAAGCACGACTTGGAGTTGTACGGAATGAGCATTGATGATGTGGTGGACGAGGAGCAGGATGACGTAGATGTGGCATAG
- the LOC6611503 gene encoding zinc finger protein 37 isoform X2: MELALNKPSSCVDCCKDCTLLPCCSASACCDAACGLIPPDPVRYEYQEPEENFISIEDAKIKSFLWQIGQQQREKELEIKRMKELERREKREKERQEAEKRRDQVVIELDEEEAQSPRGLIISAARSLAHWNSSIRRVTPDIELIPRQMHRVVAEIELSDSDHDEDSEVEEDVSLPSNAVTCVLNEQRHEEAQNQIPQELVIIVPSDQEEEQKTSNVIKRKSSGSRRLVKRRPGANRRGRHMYECPDCGKKVQSNYNLRRHMMIHTGERPFPCDLCERRFREFSDLKKHRRRHSHDPQFICMICHLGAPLEQDSTRCADCESKNLMVKPQPEELGDKTAEEHSDEMEEEDDEIEEAALEAEKPQVATQPSLMVTLIPPIQSPPEKVPSHTQPSRPPLPRSCSSANSSSSLSNDGNLAGKSMNRTRRSYPCPLCHRPFGTRHNLKRHYMIHTGEKPFSCSKCRKPFRECSTLKKHMVTHVRDRWYKCLRCPSKFRDYLEYSDHKNNHQDQLSSRKSSIYESDDDGDSSVEDCLECCECQQRFTELDAYTAHLKKHDLELYGMSIDDVVDEEQDDVDVA, encoded by the exons ATGGAGCTAGCTCTGAATAAACCATCGTCCTGCGTGGACTGCTGCAAGGACTGCACTCTGCTGCCCTGCTGTTCTGCCTCCGCCTGCTGCGACGCCGCCTGCGGGTTAATACCGCCCGATCCAGTCAGATATGAGTACCAGGAGCCCGAGGAGAACTTCATATCCATAGAGGATGCGAAAATCAAGAGTTTCCTTTGGCAAATAGGTCAGCAGCAGAGGGAAAAAGAGTTGGAAATCAAAAGGATGAAGGAACTGGAGAGAAGGGAGAAAAGAGAAAAGGAAAGACAGGAGGCCGAAAAGCGAAGAGACCAAGTGGTAATCGAATTGGATGAGGAGGAGGCTCAATCTCCTCGTGGTCTGATAATCAGCGCAGCCAGGAGTCTAGCCCATTGGAATTCATCCATTAGAAGGGTAACTCCAGATATCGAACTGATTCCCAGACAGATGCACAGGGTTGTCGCAGAAATCGAACTGAGTGATAGTGATCACGATGAAGATAGTGAAGTAGAGGAGGATGTAAGTCTTCCATCAAACGCTGTAACCTGCGTCCTGAATGAGCAGAGACATGAGGAAGCCCAGAACCAGATACCACAGGAACTGGTGATCATCGTGCCCTCCGACCAGGAGGAGGAACAGAAGACAAGCAATGTCATCAAAAGGAAATCTTCCGGATCGAGGAGATTAGTGAAGAGGCGTCCAGGTGCCAACAGAAGGGGAAGGCATATGTACGAGTGCCCTGACTGCGGGAAGAAAGTGCAATCTAATTACAATCTAAGACGTCATATGATGATCCACACAG GTGAAAGACCATTCCCATGTGATCTGTGTGAGCGACGTTTTCGTGAGTTCAGCGACCTTAAAAAGCATCGACGAAGGCACTCACACgatccacaatttatttgcatGATCTGTCACTTGGGTGCACCTTTGGAGCAGGACTCTACAAGGTGTGCGGATTGTGAAAGCAAGAATCTTATGGTAAAACCTCAACCGGAGGAACTGGGCGATAAAACAGCGGAGGAACATTCGGATGAGATGGAAGAGGAGGATGACGAAATAGAGGAAGCGGCACTAGAAGCAGAGAAGCCACAAGTAGCAACACAGCCCAGTTTAATGGTTACTTTAATACCACCTATTCAATCTCCGCCAGAAAAGGTTCCTTCACACACGCAGCCAAGTCGCCCACCACTTCCTCGCAGCTGCAGCAGTGCCAACTCCTCATCTTCCTTGAGCAACGATGGAAATTTAGCTGGAAAGTCCATGAATCGCACTCGCAGATCTTATCCATGTCCTTTGTGTCATCGTCCTTTCGGAACTCGTCATAATCTTAAACGCCACTATATGATCCATACTGGCGAGAAGCCGTTTAGCTGCTCAAAATGCAGGAAACCCTTCAGGGAGTGCTCCACGCTCAAGAAACACATGGTCACCCATGTCAGGGATCGCTGGTACAAGTGCCTGAGGTGTCCCTCCAAGTTCAGGGACTATCTGGAGTACTCGGATCACAAGAACAATCATCAGGATCAGCTCAGTAGCCGCAAATCGTCCATTTACGAGAGCGACGATGATGGCGACAGTTCTGTGGAAGATTGCCTAGAATGTTGCGAGTGCCAGCAACGATTCACCGAGTTGGATGCTTATACGGCCCATCTTAAAAAGCACGACTTGGAGTTGTACGGAATGAGCATTGATGATGTGGTGGACGAGGAGCAGGATGACGTAGATGTGGCATAG
- the LOC6611504 gene encoding uncharacterized protein LOC6611504 — MESETKASAEEKQQENPSTVPMDTLDPPPPSGSSKTLKRCLSVPIIRTPPAGKSGKTPMTTRAAAAAALAAKEHEQTPKKSQQVVDIQMPNAPSIDCFGKNIHIRSQPNSREVSPAPVFNIFTPRARRYSASYSPLTTAANGATLCLTPRVSQLRQEECADLNSREVNHEREVHREIQISQSWEDLTLVAENWSCKSDEFSNPLQVSLPPTGTTSCSSPSPTNNRAGMRLPYSPSPTRRTFATRRSMSPIAMRPSQLGPVKRKFELDDNPTQGSNWSVYSPPPVKKMFTESRGSSPVCQSPSSVCPSPDSGTFDGRLTPKLFISKLCTSNSVSGSGINNNSSSSGCPSPVSASPGGVGSGPNLEAAMCLVSGGSQSQSIDEGISIPESETHSCRSRTSSILSTTSSSTQVLVNDLVDDATLMDDAKSETSSIGGCSTISIESSSCDSGAKTAATFLNRLVVDSDGGGSPLAQKSFYINKQGLSGAKKFVVNHERTGAVSKDVPQKL; from the exons ATGGAATCGGAGACGAAAGCGAGCGCCGAGGAGAAGCAGCAGGAGAATCCCTCGACAGTGCCCATGGACACGCTGGATCCGCCGCCACCGAGTGGCAGCTCCAAGACCCTCAAACGCTGCCTCAGTGTGCCAATAATCCGGACTCCGCCGGCGGGCAAATCGGGAAAGACCCCGATGACCACACGCGCAGCCGCAGCGGCTGCTCTGGCGGCCAAGGAGCACGAGCAGACGCCCAAGAAGAGCCAACAGGTGGTGGATATCCAGATGCCGAATGCCCCATCCATCGATTGCTTCGGCAAGAACATACACATACGATCGCAGCCCAATTCCAGGGAGGTTTCACCGGCTCCCGTCTTCAATATATTCACACCTCGAGCCAGAAGGTATTCGGCCAGCTATAGTCCACTGACCACGGCAGCCAATGGAGCCACTCTCTGCCTCACGCCGCGAGTTTCGCAGCTGCGGCAGGAGGAGTGCGCAGACCTGAACAGCCGGGAGGTCAACCATGAGCGGGAAGTTCATCGGGAAATACAAATCTCGCAGAGTTGGGAGGATCTCACACTGGTGGCCGAGAACTGGTCGTGCAAATCGGACGAGTTCTCCAATCCCCTGCAGGTCAGCCTGCCACCCACCGGCACCACCAGCTGctccagtcccagtcccacaAACAATCGCGCGGGCATGAGATTACCATACTCCCCGTCGCCCACGAGACGCACTTTCGCCACCAGGCGGTCGATGTCTCCCATTGCCATGAGGCCATCCCAGCTGGGACCCGTGAAGAGAAAATTTGAGCTGGACGATAATCCCACTCAGGGCAGCAACTGGAGCGTGTACTCCCCTCCGCCTGTGAAGAAGATGTTCACGGAAAG TCGCGGCTCCTCACCGGTGTGCCAATCGCCCTCGTCTGTGTGTCCCAGTCCCGATTCCGGAACCTTTGACGGCCGCCTCACGCCCAAGTTGTTCATCTCGAAGCTGTGCACAAGCAATTCGGTGAGCGGAAGTGGaataaataacaatagcaGCAGCTCGGGATGTCCGTCGCCCGTTTCCGCCTCGCCCGGCGGAGTGGGCAGCGGTCCCAATCTGGAGGCAGCGATGTGCCTCGTTTCCGGCGGTAGTCAGAGCCAAAGCATCGACGAGGGCATCTCGATTCCCGAATCCGAGACGCACTCCTGCCGCAGTCGCACCTCTTCCATACTGTCCACTACATCGTCCAGTACACAGGTGCTGGTCAACGACCTGGTGGATGATGCCACTCTGATGGACGATGCCAAAAGTGAGACCTCATCGATCGGTGGATGCTCCACCATTAGCATAGAGTCATCCTCCTGCGACAGTGGTGCCAAGACGGCTGCCACTTTCCTGAATCGCCTGGTGGTCGATTCCGATGGCGGTGGTTCGCCGCTGGCCCAAAAGAGCTTCTACATCAACAAGCAGGGATTGTCGGGCGCCAAGAAGTTTGTGGTCAATCACGAGCGAACGGGAGCCGTCAGCAAAGATGTGCCGCAAAAGCTTTAA